One genomic window of Bacillota bacterium includes the following:
- a CDS encoding ATP-binding cassette domain-containing protein yields ILLYGHNLKEWNLQCARSYISLVSQDPYLFPTTIAENIAYGRPGASLEEIIKAAQAANAHEFIVQLPEGYNTMVGERGAKLSGGQRQRIAIARAILKDAPILLLDEPGSALDVRSETLVQDALKRLMKGRTTLVIAHKLSTILGADHVLVLNHGKIMERGTHQELIEKGGLYCELYLKQLIFQDNVNLQAAEGEA; encoded by the coding sequence AGATCCTGCTATATGGACATAACCTGAAGGAATGGAACCTTCAATGTGCAAGATCCTATATATCCTTGGTATCTCAGGACCCCTATTTGTTCCCGACTACCATCGCTGAGAATATAGCCTATGGAAGGCCGGGGGCGAGTCTGGAGGAAATAATCAAGGCAGCTCAGGCCGCAAATGCTCATGAGTTTATAGTTCAATTACCCGAAGGGTACAACACAATGGTGGGCGAGAGAGGAGCCAAACTCTCGGGGGGACAAAGACAGAGGATAGCGATAGCAAGAGCGATACTCAAGGATGCTCCAATACTGCTATTAGATGAACCTGGCTCTGCATTGGATGTTCGATCCGAGACCCTGGTGCAGGATGCGTTAAAACGCCTCATGAAAGGGCGTACTACCCTTGTTATAGCCCACAAACTCTCTACGATACTGGGAGCAGACCATGTGTTGGTATTGAACCATGGCAAAATAATGGAAAGAGGTACACATCAAGAACTCATAGAAAAAGGTGGGTTATATTGTGAACTATATCTCAAACAACTCATATTTCAAGATAATGTGAATTTACAGGCAGCAGAGGGGGAGGCGTAG